In Arachis hypogaea cultivar Tifrunner chromosome 7, arahy.Tifrunner.gnm2.J5K5, whole genome shotgun sequence, the genomic window GATTGCGGGTGAATTTGAGTAGCCAGTCTTGCCTCTCAGTTTTTGCCCTGTATAAATAgtgttttaagaattttaaaatcatgTTTGTGAAAGTTAGAAgtgtagaaaaaaaattttcgttTTATGTAAATGAATATTTGGAAGAAAGATTTTCTCTATCGTGGTGCTCAAAACCGGAGCAAGTTTTAGATGTTGACGATAAGTTTTTTGATAACGATGTTgttatggattttttttttgaaatgttgGATGGGGGGTTTATCTATTACTAAATTGTTAAAGTGGGATTTATTTGATGTGTTTTGTTTGCAGCTGAGAATGCTCCGACCATCACTACCGCCGGCTTATAGTACTTCTTTAGTCAAAGgaggaaaaatgaaaagaaaggcTCGACTACTAACGCTGATAAGGATACTAGTGCTGCTGCATTTCAATCCGAGATGAATCGAAAAGGTAAACGTAAAAGAGGGAAAGCAAAGGTTAAACCTGTTGAGGTTATCGAGATCAAGGGCAAGGCTTCGGCTAATTTAGAGATGGTTGAATCTGCCTATGAATATCAAAAAAGGCCGCATGGGTACTTTGAAGATGATCATGCGAGGTCGTTTCTCGAAACGCCACATGCAAACTCGATTTCTAACTTCTAAAACCATTAACATTCGCAAATACTTTATTACACGGAACAGAACCTTAACGCAAGGATTCTCGAAACAAAAATACTTACTGAAATAACAAAACGAAGCAGCTGCGAACTCCAAGCACGACATGCAAGCATCGATACACAACCCTACGACAGACAACACCGCAACACCTCAGCATAAATTAATAGAATAGTGACAAAAAGGCTTCTCGAACCAAAAACGCTTACCAAGACAAAGGAAGAATGGCTAAACTGAAACAGCGGCGGTCTCCAAACCGGTTCggcggcagccacctcaagcggcagtgGCGACCTGAACAACATGCAGCGACAACGAAGTTTCCAAAAATTCAGCAGAAAAGAGAACCAACTTAAAACCTTTATCGGCAGAGTGTTCTCCGGTGGCAAAGGCAGCTTTGTCCCCTCTCATCCATAATCAACCACGACGGAGATGGAAGCTGGCAGTAACGGTGGCAGTTTCGACAAAGGCGACGAGATTTGCGATCCCAGGTAAGATCGGTTCAGGATCATGGGATCCTTTTCTATCAGATAGGAAGGGCTATTTCAAAAAATGTACTTCTAAGTAATTGCTCCATAGATCCTATATCTATCTATATGAAGAAGAAATCTTGTAACGAGggaaatttttatttgtataaatgGTACTTCGGCTGGGCGCGGTGGTTGTATCGTAGCTCAGCCTCagatctctctctctcctctactCCCGAGCTCTCTCTCTTTGGCTCTGCCATAAGTGACGGCGATGACTCCACGACGGGAACGATGATGGCGTGGGTACAGCAGCGGCGGCGACGGGCTTCACGGCGAGGGGCGACCGCGGCAGCACGAGCCCCGCGTGGACGACGGCAGACGCAACTCCCTCTCTTCGCGGCTCTGTCGGCAGCAGCAACGCGgccccctctctctcttctccgtTCTTCGCGCTCTCATTCTCCTTGGTGCAATACGGCATGCCGCGCCGTGGCACCGTCCTTCCTCTTCTCCCCTTCCggatctccctcttctctcttccctttctttcttttcttctttcttgcttccacTCACAAAATCGTGTCTTGTGTGTCGGTGAGGAAAAGTGAGTGAGGTGTGTGCTGAGTGTGTGAGCCGTGGGTAGGGGATTGGGTGAGAGAGATGAGTGTAGTGTTAGGGTTTGGGGTGGTGTGGTGTGGGGTAGTTTAggtatttttattagaaataggGTTAGTAGTgtaatttcataaaataattaaagagaTAAAGTAATAATCAAAAaccaatttaaatataaaattttcatctttaaaaTACCTTCCAATTAcaatttgtaaattattttcattcaaatactaatttaataaaagtttgagataagtaaattaactctcttttattataaaataaggttaaaaatctagatattaaaaattaaaacataaaaatatttattatttttcaattacaagaactctaaattataaataagaattacTCCATTGTATACgaaaatctctaaaaattataatcttaattaagtataataaattataaataatttatcaatagCTTTTCAAAATCCGGGGTCTTATATTCAACATGTTGACAGCCTTATTTAGTTTCaccttttttttatcttcattccATTCTGTTCAATAGTTGTAGTTTTTTCTATTAAAGGATGGAGGTCTGTTGTTGGACTGTTCTTCTGTCAGAGAATAAGCCACTGTGTTGAAATCTATGTTGTCTGCCATCAGGATCTTTTCTTCAAGCTGTGAAACttaatctctttgagaccaagctctgataccaattgatggtaatcagtggctaaaaGAAGGGGGTAGTTGAATCTTAGCCACCTTTTTCGCAGAATATTTTTCAACAAACTTCAAAAGATATTTTCACTTTTGTCTCATAAAAAGTTGAgagatatttttcattttgtctcctgataaccaaaaacagaaaagaagcagagaagaagaaTTGACACCAGATATAACCTGGTTCAGCTACTAGGTTCATTGTAGTCTACATCCAGTCCACATCACAATAATGACaaaatttcactatcttttacAAAATTACAAACATCAATTCTTctctaggatctacccaatcctatttGGAACAAATCTAGATTCTAAACCCAATCTGAACTTGACTAGACCTCAATCTAgctttcaacagcaaagtgctAATCCAACTTGTAAGGAACTAGGACTCACGCTAACTTTCAACTgaaaagtgctaacccaacttacaagaaaaTCCCCTCGGAATCATGacaacaaaacagaaatacatTCAAAGAATTTCTGAGATAACTATGGTCTTTTTTCAGTGTttaactctctgccttttttcactcattggctttttcttacaaaaccTCACATTTTGCTTTTTACCAATGAAACACAAACAgactaaattgagaaaaataaatattcaatgaaaaccatgaaagagaagaataaacagctcaaagagctatgagaaTCTAAACGTATGCTCTCACTCCTTACCTTCATCCCTTGGCCATTCACCCTTGATATAAAAGAGTGAGGTTTCCAAGGTTGAGTCACGTTCAACCCTAGCACTATCTTTTTTTCCAACATCAGAGTAGTGGCGACTTCATCAGAGAGGATTGAGAGGACCGAGGCTGATGCATGCAAGCTCACCTCTTCTCTCGTCCTTTTTCTTCAAACTTCTTCAATCTTAACCCTTGAACTTAACTTTAACCCCAAGTTTTGATTATGATTTTTGATGTGCTTTTGAACCAAGTAGGCTTCATGTTTTCCATTTTGTTTCTTCTATGAGACTCTAAATCTTTCCTCTTATTTGTAgcagaaaagagaaaataaacttTTTGTGTTGCATTAACCGATAGAGGAAGAGACTAGCCACCATGTAACCCATTTGCTTTGTTTAGatttaacaaaaatctttttGCCATAACCCATAATCTAATATCTGagcattttattttcttcttttttttctttggtgaaTGAATGATTTGACCAaagtaagagagaggagagagaagagagaaacttTCGATGGAAGCTtttcaagaaaattaaattgaattaaatttggaGTTACACTTACCAATATATATGAGAAAGTGAATACTTTTTGTGATCACCATATGGAGCTTGTGGCCTTTGATTTCTTTCTCTAATTTATCATGGATTTTGAAGGATTTGAATCTCTTTGGATTTCTTTCTCTCTTTAACATTCAACCACTTGATTTGAATCACATTGGTACAAGGCTGaatttgtttattaattaaaataaatttatttagttttggTCCATTAAATTATTTTCCTGCACACTTAATCAAATTTATcaaacaaacaattaaaaataattaaatacttaaaAATACCTTTAACAATGTTTGCTCATCATAAATTTTCCTAACTCAATAAtatctttaaattatttttttatttattacttttttgtaaatatatctttttctttaattgtttatCATACGCaaaattttttatctataataaaaatttgttgttgcaaattaaaaattcatcATGAGTaaatcttctattttttatttttcaatgttattttatttttcaccctattattttttatcatctcCGACATTTTGGAAAATTGACAATAGAAAATAAGAATTTCTGATAGTACCGGAGACCTgcaattttctgtttttttttttaatagctaAGGTCACTAACAATAATATAAGACTAGAATGAGACCCGCACAATACGTGAAGAGGtagattatttatactatatagtatattttaataaatgttatattaaaaatatgttagagaacatattataaatagattttaaatttatttatttttaaaaaagacataagttatttatattagagttatataaaactgcatttttattattttttttcattttttgttttgcaTTAATTACtacgctttttcttttcttacgttttttgtttgtttgtaaataaaaatgttatattaaatttaaaaatcttttacaattagtatgagagattaagaaatgaagaaTAGTAAGAGttttaatatgtataagttgtaaaatttaaatatttgtaattaaaattttttataattattattatggcaTTTTTAATGTATgcttattgcatttaattagtacttgatgtttcaattgaataataataaataagagttttttgttttaattttttaaaatattttattttactaaatagtgattTGTTGATTTTCATTTTTTGCCAAATTATTAGAATTGCTGATGTGGCATCATTAACAAAGAAAAGATGCCTTAAACTCATCGTAAAAAGAGTTGGTATcaacttttatatattataagacataggttatttatattagagttatataaaactgtattttcatttttttttcatttttcgttTTGCATTGATTGCTACACTTTGTCTTTTCTTacgttttttgtttgtttgtaaataaaaatgttatattaaatttaagaaatctTTTACAATTAGTAAGAGAGATTAAGAAATGAAAAATAGTAAGAatcttaatatgtataagttgtaaaatttgaatatttataactgaaatttttttataattattattatggcaCTTCTAATGtatgtttattgcatttaattagtacttgatgttcaattgaataataatagataagatttttttgttttaatttttttaaatattttattttattaaatagtgATTGATTGATTTTCATCTTTTACCAAGTCATTAGAATTGCTGATGTGgcattattagtaaaaaaaagatGGCTTAAACTTATTGTGGAGAGAGTTTGATGCCGGAGCATCTATTaggtaattaaaaatattaattaaggtAGTCTAGTTtagcatatattattatattgtgttATGAGTTAGTCCCATATCGCCCGAGTCATGAAGGCTCCCCCTCTCCTACTAGTATAAATATGCGTATGTACCCCTTTTATTCATCAGAGTTGAATTGATtgagtatatatttaaataagctatgtgcttatttttctctaaactctttgagagtaagaggtaCATCCTTGGCTTAGCCAACCAAGGTAGGTTCTTGGCTACtttcaccatagtggggttgTTAACCTCGCTAAGATTGGTGGCCCAAGCGGACATCCCGGCGTCAGTTCGGATTGTCTGTTGCGAAGTTCCGGATAATAccgttcttttctcttctttgggtGCCATTTCTGTTGGTGATTATCTTTGTTCATTTTCATCGTTATCATCATTGTGCATCACAACATCAAAGCATAAGTTTCATTGCATAGTAAAAGATGGCTCCGAAGCGTAGAACCATTCAAGAAATTGAAGTGGAGAAATTACGATGCCAAGTTAAGGAGTTGTAAGAGCAACTTGCAAAATATGAAGCTGCTCAACATAATCATGGAAACCAGACTGAAGACAGTCCTTCTAGTGAAGAGGATAATGAAAATtcatttcattatttttcctCATCTGAAGATTTTTTGACGCAAAGAGCACGGCACAATACGACTCACAAAGCTAAAGACTTAGGAATCAAAGTTGATATTCCTGAGTTTGAAGGGAGGCTCCAACCTGATGATTTCATCGATTGACTTTGCACAGTGAAAAAAGTATTCGAGTTAAAAGACATTCCAAATGACAAGCGTGTGAAGCTTGTGGCGATCAAGTTAAAGAAGCGCGCATCAGTATGGTGGGAGAATCTCAAGCGTCAGCGAAAAAGAGAAGGACGGAGCAAGATAAAGACATGGGATAAAATGTGCCGTGAACTAAGGAAAAAGTTCCTTTCAGAGCACTACGTGCAAGAAGTTTTCATCAAATTTCACAATTTGAAACAAAAATCATTGACCGTGGAGGAATACACTATGGAGTTTGAAGAGCTTCTTATGAAGTGTGACATTCAAGAGCCTGAAGAACAAACTGTTGCTCGCTACCTCGGAGGGCTTAATGAGGACATTGCAAACATTGTCCAACTACAACCATTTTGGACGTTGGATGATGTTATAAGACTAGCGTTGAAGGTTGAAAGGCAAATAACACAGGAGAACAATCGCTTCTCAAAAGAGAGGGGGTGGTTAATCTTTTCCAAAGCAGAAGTGGACTCCTCAACAATCCTCTAAGGTGAGACATTTGAAAAGTTCACAAGCCAATAAGGAGCACAACTCTTCTTGCTCTACTGAATCCAACAAAAGGTGTTTCAAGTGCCAAGGATTTGGGCATATTGCTGCTGATTGCCCAAATCGAAGAGTTATCACTCTAATTGAAGAAGAAGACCATGAAGAGGCAAGTGAAGAGTTCAAGAAGGAGGATGATATTGACTATGATGCTGAAGAGGAGGTTCCCGCCGATTGTGGTGAAGCTTTGATGGTTTGCCGCATTTTGAACATTGCCATGCTAACTAAAGATGAAGGATGGATCCGCCATAACATTTTCCACACACGGTGCATTGCCCAAGGAAAAATATGCAAGGTCATCATTGACTCCAGAAGTTGTGAGAATGTTGTTGCGGCTTACATGGTGGAGAAGCTAAAGATTCCAACTGAGGAACATCCTAACCCTTATAAATTGCAGTGGCTGAAAAAAGGGAATGAAGTCAAAGTAACAAGGCGATGTTGCGTTCAATTCTCAATTGGGAGTAAATATACAGACGACGTATGGTGTGATGTCATCCCAATGCACGTATGTCACTTGTTGCTAGGACGTCCGTGGCAATATGATCGTTGTGCTATCCACGACGGATTCAAGAATACGTATTCCTTTTTCAAGGATGGAGTGAAGATTGTGTTGACTCCACTAAGACCTGATGAGTACGAGAAGAAAGTTGAGCCGTCCTTAATCACAAGGTCAGACCTTAACAAAACTCATCGAAAGTTCAACTTCATGTGTTTTTTACTGATTTGTGAGGAGAACAAAGAGACCTTGTCCGTGCATGAGGATGTCAAGCCTTTAATTGAAGAATTTTCTGATGTAGTCCCTGTGGAGATCCCTAACGGGTTACCACCAATGCGAGATATTCAACATGCCATTGATTTTGTCCCTGGTTCGGTGATCCCAAACAAGCCAGCATATCGTATGAGTCCTAAGGAGCATGGCGAGTTGCAACGCCAAGTAAAACATCTCCTAGACAAAGGCCTAGTCAGAAAAAGCTCTAGTCTTTGCGCTGTTCCTGCTCTGCTAGTTCCAAAGAAAGATGGTtcgtggcgtatgtgcattgacagTCGTGCTGTGAACAAGATCACCATCAAGTATAGGTTCCCTATTCCCCAACTTGATGATCTGCTAGATTAATTACATGGTGCTGTTATCTTCTCTAAAATTGACTTAAGGAGTGGCTATCATCAAATCCGTATGAGGCATGGTGATGAATGGAAGACAGCTTTCAAGAAACGAGATAGATTGTACGAATGGACTGTTATGCCATTT contains:
- the LOC112701041 gene encoding uncharacterized protein — protein: MCRELRKKFLSEHYVQEVFIKFHNLKQKSLTVEEYTMEFEELLMKCDIQEPEEQTVARYLGGLNEDIANIVQLQPFWTLDDVIRLALKVERQITQENNRFSKERGWCFKCQGFGHIAADCPNRRVITLIEEEDHEEASEEFKKEDDIDYDAEEEVPADCGEALMVCRILNIAMLTKDEGWIRHNIFHTRCIAQGKICKVIIDSRSCENVVAAYMVEKLKIPTEEHPNPYKLQWLKKGNEVKVTRRCCVQFSIGSKYTDDVWCDVIPMHVCHLLLGRPWQYDRCAIHDGFKNTYSFFKDGVKIVLTPLRPDEYEKKVEPSLITRSDLNKTHRKFNFMCFLLICEENKETLSVHEDVKPLIEEFSDVVPVEIPNGLPPMRDIQHAIDFVPGSVIPNKPAYRMSPKEHGELQRQVKHLLDKGLVRKSSSLCAVPALLVPKKDGSWRMCIDSRAVNKITIKYRFPIPQLDDLLD